One Gemmatimonadaceae bacterium DNA window includes the following coding sequences:
- a CDS encoding EAL domain-containing protein gives MADLPPPTLAPFALPSEGRAIPTLDGALAAALERVTGLASTVLRVPTAFVALLGSDRRCFAGGPAIPRWLSHDPGTLFRSGLSGRILMSEKPTAIRDARGDESPGVATTARDFGVAGFLGMRLVSADGEATAIFCAVDVEPRDWTAEEIRLFREIAISALTEIELQRRTAEAERIEQQLRHDALHDRLTGLPNRAFFVERVRIAVERARRNLDECFGVLFLDLDNFKAINDSFGHVAGDELLLEVSRRFTGCLRSLDMIARLGGDEFALLLENIREPSDAARVAERLQASLHAPIKVGEDEAYASVSLGIAVHSNADDHPQHLLRSADLALYRAKEQGRARFQVFDPRMHEEAVRRLRLETDLRRALERNQFRLHYQPVVSLKSGRIVAVEALLRWEHPERGLVPPAEFVHVAEETGLISDVSRWVLEQACRQCQMWRREHGDDAPESVWVNVSVRQLAEGGLARQVEEVLQSLRFDPKRLTLEVTENLLVENIDMARRTLAELQALGVRIFMDDFGSGHSSLGFLDRLAIDGIKIDRAFIGHLDAGERPLQLVRTIIGLVRGLGFTPIAEGVETEDQLRLLRDMGCEFAQGFHFSKAVPPEGIAKLLKVRVRW, from the coding sequence GTGGCCGATCTGCCTCCGCCCACGCTCGCGCCATTCGCATTGCCGAGCGAGGGGCGCGCGATTCCAACGCTCGACGGCGCTCTCGCGGCGGCCCTCGAGCGCGTCACGGGCTTGGCGTCTACCGTGCTTCGCGTACCAACGGCGTTCGTCGCCCTGCTGGGAAGCGATCGACGCTGCTTCGCCGGCGGACCCGCGATCCCGCGCTGGCTCTCCCACGATCCAGGCACGCTTTTCCGCTCGGGACTGTCCGGGCGCATTCTGATGTCCGAGAAGCCCACCGCGATTCGCGACGCGCGCGGCGACGAGTCGCCCGGCGTCGCCACTACCGCGCGCGACTTCGGCGTTGCGGGTTTTCTCGGAATGCGGCTCGTTTCGGCCGATGGTGAGGCGACCGCGATTTTCTGCGCGGTCGACGTCGAGCCTCGTGACTGGACCGCCGAAGAGATTCGACTCTTCCGAGAGATCGCTATCTCCGCTCTCACGGAAATCGAGCTGCAGCGCCGGACAGCGGAGGCGGAGCGCATCGAACAGCAGCTGCGTCACGATGCGCTGCACGACCGTCTCACCGGACTTCCAAACCGCGCATTCTTCGTGGAGCGCGTCCGAATTGCCGTCGAGCGCGCGCGGCGCAATCTCGACGAGTGCTTCGGAGTCCTGTTCCTCGATCTCGACAACTTCAAGGCGATCAACGACAGCTTCGGCCACGTCGCCGGCGACGAGCTCCTGCTCGAAGTCTCCCGGCGCTTCACCGGTTGTCTGCGCTCGCTCGACATGATCGCGCGTCTCGGCGGCGATGAATTCGCACTGCTCCTCGAGAACATTCGTGAGCCGAGCGACGCGGCTCGCGTCGCCGAGCGCCTGCAGGCGTCACTGCATGCGCCGATCAAGGTCGGCGAAGACGAAGCCTATGCTTCGGTGAGCCTTGGTATAGCGGTACATAGCAACGCGGACGATCATCCCCAGCATCTGCTGCGCAGTGCCGATCTGGCGCTCTACCGCGCGAAAGAGCAGGGACGGGCGCGATTCCAGGTATTCGATCCGCGCATGCACGAAGAGGCGGTCCGGCGTCTTCGTCTCGAGACGGATCTCCGGCGCGCGCTCGAGCGGAATCAGTTTCGGCTGCACTATCAGCCCGTGGTTTCCCTGAAGAGTGGGCGCATCGTCGCGGTCGAAGCGCTACTCCGTTGGGAACACCCGGAACGAGGCCTCGTGCCGCCGGCGGAATTCGTACATGTCGCCGAGGAGACAGGACTCATCTCCGACGTCAGTCGCTGGGTGCTCGAGCAGGCATGCCGACAGTGCCAGATGTGGCGGCGTGAGCACGGCGACGATGCGCCCGAGTCGGTGTGGGTAAATGTCTCCGTTCGTCAGCTGGCGGAGGGTGGCCTCGCGCGGCAAGTGGAGGAGGTGCTCCAATCACTCCGCTTCGACCCGAAGCGATTGACGCTCGAAGTGACGGAGAATCTTCTCGTCGAGAACATCGACATGGCGCGACGAACGCTGGCCGAGCTCCAGGCGCTCGGCGTGCGCATCTTCATGGATGATTTCGGCAGCGGGCATTCGTCGTTAGGCTTTCTCGACCGCTTGGCAATCGACGGGATCAAGATCGACCGCGCGTTCATTGGCCATCTCGACGCGGGTGAACGCCCCCTGCAGCTCGTCAGAACCATCATCGGTCTCGTGCGCGGTCTCGGTTTCACACCCATCGCCGAGGGCGTCGAAACCGAAGATCAATTGCGCTTGTTGCGCGACATGGGATGTGAGTTCGCACAGGGCTTTCATTTCTCGAAGGCCGTACCGCCTGAAGGAATCGCCAAGCTGCTCAAGGTGCGCGTGCGCTGGTAG
- a CDS encoding response regulator — translation MADESKGRILIVDDDDQVRLGHQRLLERAGYDVRTSRSPFEGLELARDWPPDVVLLDLVMPTVSGFEAVKVFRKKPTTKDALLVAFSGMIAEEEVERFRRIGFDEVLPKPVRAEDLAARIGGFIARRRMNTKA, via the coding sequence ATGGCTGACGAATCGAAGGGCCGAATCCTGATCGTGGACGATGATGACCAAGTGCGCTTGGGCCATCAGCGGCTGCTCGAGCGCGCGGGGTATGATGTCCGAACGTCACGCTCGCCGTTCGAGGGACTCGAGCTGGCGCGCGACTGGCCGCCGGATGTCGTCCTCCTCGATCTCGTGATGCCGACCGTCAGCGGCTTCGAAGCCGTCAAGGTGTTCCGGAAGAAGCCGACCACAAAGGACGCGCTCCTGGTCGCCTTCAGCGGCATGATCGCGGAAGAGGAAGTCGAGCGCTTCCGCCGTATTGGATTCGACGAAGTGCTACCGAAGCCGGTACGCGCGGAGGATCTCGCGGCACGGATCGGCGGATTCATCGCCCGCCGCCGCATGAACACGAAAGCCTGA
- a CDS encoding universal stress protein, whose translation MQLLHLRVVLAAIDVDEQSITILHGAGELAAAANARLHVIHSAPFGAGNGSQSPRAERERIIRGLVERAGLHIDEITVHLGVGEPARVIHSLADWIRADVIVLGRHRDRAEANRPMGDTALQIVTSSWAPCLILSGPMRLPLERVLVPVDLSDNSRGALTVALSWASALRGAVVPEGTTLTEAVNLTAIYVDQASDPGGSSPIHALDDTLGRLRRDAGTWAGVAINSAVVRSRDVAAAVAGYARDHEFDIVVLGTRGVGLDDVSRIGSISRDVTRRIALPILLVPPAMWTTRTSAA comes from the coding sequence ATGCAGTTGCTTCACCTCAGAGTCGTGCTCGCCGCGATCGACGTAGACGAGCAGTCGATCACCATCCTGCATGGCGCGGGCGAGCTCGCGGCCGCGGCGAATGCCAGGCTCCACGTCATCCATAGCGCGCCCTTCGGCGCCGGCAACGGAAGCCAGTCGCCGCGAGCCGAGCGGGAACGCATCATTCGTGGACTCGTAGAGCGCGCCGGACTGCACATCGATGAGATCACGGTACATCTCGGCGTGGGTGAGCCGGCGCGTGTGATTCACTCCTTGGCAGACTGGATCCGTGCCGATGTGATCGTGCTCGGCCGCCATCGCGACCGAGCCGAAGCCAATCGCCCGATGGGTGACACTGCGCTGCAAATCGTCACGAGCTCTTGGGCTCCATGCCTGATCCTTTCGGGACCGATGCGATTGCCGCTCGAGCGAGTGCTCGTTCCCGTCGATCTCTCGGACAACTCGCGCGGCGCTCTGACGGTCGCGCTGTCGTGGGCATCGGCGCTCCGCGGAGCCGTCGTACCCGAGGGGACAACACTGACCGAAGCGGTGAATCTGACGGCGATCTACGTCGATCAGGCGAGCGATCCAGGTGGCTCATCGCCGATCCATGCGTTGGACGACACGTTGGGTCGCCTTCGAAGAGACGCCGGGACATGGGCCGGTGTCGCCATCAACAGCGCCGTCGTGAGAAGCCGCGATGTCGCAGCCGCCGTCGCTGGCTACGCGAGAGATCACGAGTTCGACATCGTCGTGCTCGGCACGCGTGGCGTTGGCCTGGATGACGTGAGCCGTATCGGTTCGATATCGCGCGACGTCACCCGGCGCATCGCGTTGCCGATCCTGCTTGTGCCGCCCGCCATGTGGACTACGCGCACGAGCGCAGCATGA
- a CDS encoding VOC family protein, with translation MSDILGIHHVTAIASDPQRNVDFYSGLLGLRLVKRTVNFDDPQTYHLYYGDEVGTPGSIMTFFPWPGARRGRIGAGQVAVTSFSVLPSAIGFWVERLVRHGVAHKSPTRRGDGANVEQVISLADPDGLLLEIVGHPAAESRPAWADAPGIPREHAIHGFHSVTLWLGDATRSERVLVDTLGFRAVRDDGSTRRFAAGDGGPGAIVDVRTVGDFTRGAGGAGTVHHVAFRVPNDETQLTVRSVVTDAGLHPTPVIDRNYFHSVYFREPGGVLFEVATDPPGFAIDEPVEHLGEQLKLPAQYEPHRAEIEAILPPIHLAVSPASASLFATTTGPEDVSGDALGFVHRYIPPNAGAELAGGTTLLLLHGTGGDEDDLLPVGRELLPGAGMLSPRGKVLERGAPRFFRRLAEGVFDQEDLAHRTQELAEFIQAAARTYNLERDGIVAVGFSNGANIAASLLLRHAGLLRGAVLFSPMVPFEPAALPRLDGTSVFIGAGRADPIAPAAQAERLATLLRDAGADVTLHWEPDGHALTRPELAAARDWMARCLTVAERRD, from the coding sequence GTGAGCGACATCCTCGGCATTCACCACGTTACCGCGATCGCCAGCGATCCGCAGCGCAACGTCGACTTCTATTCGGGGCTGCTCGGCCTGCGGCTCGTCAAGCGCACGGTCAATTTCGACGATCCGCAGACCTATCACCTCTACTACGGCGACGAAGTCGGTACGCCGGGCAGCATCATGACGTTCTTTCCCTGGCCCGGCGCGCGACGCGGCCGCATCGGCGCGGGACAGGTCGCGGTCACCTCCTTTTCGGTACTGCCCAGTGCAATTGGTTTCTGGGTCGAGCGACTCGTTAGGCATGGCGTCGCTCACAAGAGCCCGACGCGACGCGGCGACGGCGCCAACGTCGAACAGGTGATCTCACTGGCCGATCCGGACGGATTGCTGCTCGAGATCGTGGGTCATCCGGCAGCCGAGTCACGTCCCGCATGGGCCGACGCGCCGGGAATACCTCGCGAGCATGCGATCCATGGCTTTCACTCGGTCACGCTCTGGTTAGGCGATGCAACGCGCAGCGAGCGCGTTCTCGTCGACACGCTGGGCTTTCGCGCGGTGCGGGACGATGGATCGACGCGCCGCTTCGCGGCCGGTGACGGGGGACCTGGGGCCATCGTCGACGTGCGCACCGTCGGTGACTTCACTCGCGGGGCAGGAGGGGCCGGCACCGTGCACCACGTCGCGTTCCGCGTGCCTAACGACGAGACGCAGCTCACGGTCAGAAGCGTCGTGACCGATGCCGGCCTTCATCCAACGCCCGTCATCGACCGCAACTACTTCCACTCGGTCTACTTTCGCGAGCCAGGTGGGGTTCTGTTCGAGGTGGCGACCGATCCGCCGGGCTTCGCGATCGACGAGCCTGTCGAGCACCTTGGTGAGCAGCTCAAGTTGCCCGCTCAGTATGAGCCCCACCGCGCCGAGATCGAGGCGATCCTGCCGCCGATTCATCTCGCCGTATCGCCGGCCTCCGCGTCCCTGTTTGCGACGACGACGGGCCCCGAGGACGTGAGCGGTGACGCGCTCGGATTCGTCCACCGGTACATTCCGCCTAACGCGGGCGCCGAACTGGCGGGCGGGACGACCCTCTTGCTCCTGCACGGGACCGGTGGTGACGAGGATGATCTGCTTCCGGTTGGCCGAGAGCTTCTTCCGGGTGCGGGCATGCTGAGTCCGCGAGGGAAGGTCCTCGAGCGTGGCGCGCCGCGCTTCTTCCGTCGGCTCGCCGAGGGCGTATTCGATCAGGAAGATCTCGCACACCGCACGCAGGAACTGGCTGAGTTCATCCAGGCGGCGGCACGCACGTATAACCTCGAGCGCGACGGCATCGTCGCGGTCGGCTTCTCGAATGGCGCGAACATCGCCGCGAGCCTGCTCCTGCGACACGCCGGGTTGCTGCGCGGTGCGGTGCTCTTCAGCCCGATGGTCCCATTCGAGCCAGCCGCGCTACCGCGCCTCGATGGAACGTCTGTCTTCATCGGCGCAGGACGTGCCGATCCGATCGCCCCGGCGGCGCAAGCCGAGCGTCTCGCGACGCTCTTGCGCGACGCGGGTGCCGACGTGACGTTGCACTGGGAGCCGGACGGACACGCCTTGACGCGGCCCGAGCTCGCCGCCGCTCGCGATTGGATGGCGAGGTGCCTAACGGTGGCCGAAAGGCGCGACTGA
- a CDS encoding glycosyltransferase family 9 protein, producing the protein MPHTLTRLLPTPIRRIEPALRASWLRLLLRVLGREGGPLPDWSRGPYNLLFIRHDKLGDMIMCSGVLREIVRAHPGIRIDVLTTPANAPALEHLPFVRDVILHERGKGQSLLSLARRLEQSRYDVVIDGLVWRPSVSSYTSKLMLASRARWRVGSAGRPNDFMYNVPLTPPAHRWAEHHVDHLARLASPFGIARAVDCRPEIALTASECAAAEWRWDAVPGSGARVLVNLSAGNAERRWGDEQFAQALAHLRRRVPNAAIAIIALPSDRASADRLASLVHGVAITPTVRELFGLVASADLIITPDTAVSHVASAFVRPTLTLLRRRAEYHIWVPYRTPGRNVFGDEEATLANLPVDRVIAGLDELLDEWLPEYAGDSTRARLRRPAARSLLVSR; encoded by the coding sequence ATGCCGCACACACTGACGCGATTGCTCCCGACGCCCATCCGTCGCATCGAGCCCGCGCTCCGCGCGAGCTGGCTTCGCCTTCTGCTGAGAGTTCTTGGCCGCGAGGGTGGCCCGCTTCCGGACTGGAGCCGTGGTCCCTACAACCTGCTCTTCATTCGGCACGACAAGCTCGGCGACATGATCATGTGTTCTGGTGTGCTGCGGGAAATCGTCCGCGCGCATCCCGGCATCAGAATCGATGTGTTGACGACGCCCGCGAACGCTCCGGCACTCGAGCATCTTCCCTTTGTGCGCGACGTGATCCTGCACGAACGCGGAAAGGGTCAGAGCCTCCTGTCACTCGCGCGGCGCCTCGAGCAGAGCCGCTACGACGTGGTGATCGACGGACTCGTTTGGCGGCCGTCGGTGAGCTCGTACACGTCCAAGCTCATGCTGGCGTCGCGTGCTCGATGGCGCGTTGGGAGCGCCGGTCGGCCGAATGACTTCATGTACAACGTTCCGCTCACGCCGCCGGCCCATCGTTGGGCGGAGCACCACGTCGATCATCTGGCGCGGCTTGCCAGTCCCTTCGGAATCGCGCGTGCGGTGGACTGTCGCCCGGAGATTGCGCTAACGGCCAGCGAGTGCGCCGCCGCCGAATGGCGATGGGACGCGGTGCCGGGATCGGGTGCGCGCGTGCTTGTGAATCTGTCCGCGGGGAACGCCGAGCGCCGGTGGGGCGACGAGCAGTTCGCGCAGGCCCTCGCGCATCTTCGGCGCCGCGTGCCTAACGCGGCAATCGCCATCATCGCGCTGCCATCGGATCGCGCGAGCGCCGATCGTCTCGCATCGCTCGTGCACGGCGTCGCGATCACGCCGACGGTTCGCGAGCTGTTCGGGCTCGTGGCGAGTGCCGATCTCATCATCACGCCCGATACCGCGGTCTCTCATGTGGCGTCGGCGTTCGTCCGGCCCACTCTCACGCTGCTGCGCCGACGCGCCGAGTATCACATCTGGGTTCCATACCGGACGCCCGGCCGGAACGTGTTCGGCGACGAGGAAGCGACGCTCGCCAACCTGCCGGTCGACCGCGTGATCGCGGGTCTCGACGAGCTCCTGGACGAGTGGCTTCCCGAGTATGCAGGCGACAGCACACGGGCGCGACTTCGGCGACCGGCCGCGCGCAGCCTACTCGTTAGCCGTTAG
- a CDS encoding zf-HC2 domain-containing protein: MTLDRYTCLETVRRLDDYLDRELSPAETHEVERHLEVCDGCLKRFQFEGAVLDGLRVKLRRVRVPDALETRLRQALRSDLTANE, encoded by the coding sequence ATGACGCTCGATCGCTATACCTGTCTCGAAACGGTGCGCCGGCTCGACGACTATCTCGATCGCGAGCTCAGTCCCGCCGAGACGCACGAAGTCGAGCGGCACCTCGAGGTCTGCGATGGGTGCCTCAAACGCTTTCAATTCGAGGGTGCGGTGCTGGACGGACTTCGCGTCAAGTTGCGCCGCGTTCGCGTTCCCGACGCGCTCGAGACGCGGCTGCGGCAGGCGCTGCGATCGGATCTAACGGCTAACGAGTAG
- a CDS encoding sigma-70 family RNA polymerase sigma factor — translation MTSPSRPEDRPAVDGVVPMAVNERISDQEFETLLVGMLDGSYRLAMRLTGDSQDAEDLIQEAALRAFRFRHTFQRGTSFKAWFYRIVVNHFYTTTRRKRGTATSLDDLTEATDIFLYLRSAEAGLLRPDADPASSVVARMAEDDVARALASLPDEFRTVCTLYFMDDLSYQEIADILEVPIGTVRSRLHRGRHMLQKQLWRVAEELGIVPSPARGDS, via the coding sequence ATGACATCGCCTTCGCGCCCTGAGGATCGGCCGGCCGTCGACGGAGTGGTGCCGATGGCCGTCAACGAGCGAATCTCAGATCAGGAGTTCGAGACTCTGCTCGTCGGCATGCTCGACGGCTCCTACCGCCTCGCCATGCGATTGACGGGCGACTCCCAGGACGCCGAGGATCTCATCCAGGAGGCTGCCCTCCGCGCGTTTCGCTTTCGGCACACGTTCCAGCGTGGAACGAGCTTCAAGGCGTGGTTCTATCGTATTGTCGTCAATCATTTCTACACGACGACGCGTCGGAAGCGCGGCACCGCGACGTCGCTCGACGACCTCACCGAGGCGACGGACATCTTCCTCTATCTGCGGAGCGCGGAGGCGGGCCTGCTTCGCCCAGACGCTGATCCCGCGTCCAGCGTAGTCGCTCGCATGGCCGAGGACGATGTCGCGCGGGCGCTGGCCTCGCTGCCCGACGAGTTTCGTACCGTATGCACTCTGTACTTCATGGACGATCTCTCGTACCAGGAGATCGCCGACATCCTCGAGGTGCCGATCGGGACGGTCCGCTCGCGCCTCCACCGCGGGCGGCACATGCTCCAGAAACAACTCTGGCGGGTCGCCGAGGAATTGGGAATCGTGCCCTCGCCGGCGAGAGGTGACTCATGA
- a CDS encoding pentapeptide repeat-containing protein: MSEHYDSTTTLPEVAEPGERFSTETFAGKSLPRESFANLALRGADFRGSDLSMADFRGAVLDGANFEGADLSGAQFQEADVRGALFTDARLLYAGFAGAQLDEAAFTRAFMHHADLRKASARSARFTWARLMHTTLQGAQCTGADFTGACLRFADCRHADLSFATFEFADAPSIKLASASLRGALLLNANFDGAFFGGAALTAASLGRTVITNCHDLERAIGLATISHVAPSALDVMTFRRLRADLPAAFIAGLGIDDAGAGS, from the coding sequence GTGAGCGAGCACTACGACAGCACGACAACGCTTCCCGAAGTCGCCGAGCCGGGAGAGCGTTTTTCGACAGAGACGTTCGCGGGCAAATCACTTCCCCGCGAGTCATTCGCGAATCTCGCGCTCCGCGGCGCTGACTTTCGCGGCAGCGACCTCTCGATGGCCGACTTCCGAGGCGCCGTCCTCGACGGCGCGAATTTCGAGGGCGCCGACCTGAGTGGCGCGCAATTCCAGGAGGCTGACGTTCGCGGCGCGCTATTCACCGATGCGCGTTTGCTGTACGCCGGCTTTGCCGGCGCGCAGCTCGACGAGGCGGCGTTTACGCGCGCGTTCATGCATCATGCGGATCTGCGGAAAGCATCCGCGCGCAGTGCGCGTTTTACGTGGGCGCGCCTCATGCACACCACGCTCCAGGGGGCGCAGTGCACCGGCGCCGATTTCACGGGTGCCTGTCTTCGGTTCGCCGATTGCCGTCACGCTGATCTCTCCTTCGCGACATTCGAGTTTGCTGACGCCCCGTCGATAAAGCTCGCGTCGGCGTCGCTCCGCGGTGCCCTCCTGCTGAACGCAAACTTCGATGGTGCGTTCTTCGGTGGAGCGGCTCTCACCGCCGCCAGTCTTGGTCGCACGGTGATCACCAACTGTCACGACCTCGAGCGCGCCATCGGCCTCGCGACGATATCTCACGTCGCGCCGTCGGCGCTCGATGTCATGACCTTTCGACGGCTTCGCGCCGACCTGCCGGCGGCGTTCATCGCCGGATTGGGAATCGACGACGCCGGCGCCGGTTCCTGA
- a CDS encoding molybdopterin-dependent oxidoreductase, which produces MSERSRSDSRIDRRGFLTIAGAGAAAALIGCDSFGSRHFEPALAAAQRGNERVERLLFRHRSEDRIPGGARLSGNAFPQYFVSDEVPIWDEATRGIWRLEVSGAVRRPLSLSLDDLTKLPRVAQSVDHFCVEGWTARAQWIGVRVSELAKLAGITNDAHYADFQSFDSDYHESWDMDSAMHHQTLIAYAMDGHYLGPGHGAPARLHSPVKLGYKNTKYLTRVVFMPARNGGYWSDRGYEWYGGT; this is translated from the coding sequence ATGTCGGAGCGATCTCGAAGCGACTCGCGTATCGACCGTCGCGGCTTCCTCACGATTGCCGGCGCGGGCGCGGCAGCCGCGCTCATCGGCTGTGATTCGTTCGGCTCGCGACACTTCGAGCCGGCGCTCGCCGCCGCGCAGCGCGGCAACGAGCGCGTCGAGCGACTCCTCTTCCGGCATCGGTCGGAAGATCGAATTCCCGGCGGCGCTCGGCTCAGCGGGAATGCCTTCCCACAGTATTTTGTCTCCGATGAAGTTCCCATCTGGGACGAGGCGACGCGAGGAATCTGGCGTCTCGAGGTGAGCGGAGCAGTTAGGCGCCCGCTCTCGCTCTCTCTCGACGATCTCACGAAGCTTCCGCGCGTCGCGCAGAGCGTCGACCATTTCTGCGTCGAGGGCTGGACGGCGCGCGCGCAATGGATCGGCGTCCGCGTCAGCGAGCTCGCCAAGCTCGCCGGGATCACCAACGACGCCCACTACGCCGACTTTCAGTCCTTCGACTCGGACTACCACGAGAGCTGGGACATGGACAGCGCGATGCATCACCAGACGCTGATCGCCTACGCGATGGACGGGCACTACCTCGGTCCGGGCCACGGCGCGCCGGCACGTCTCCATTCGCCGGTCAAGCTGGGTTACAAGAACACGAAGTATCTAACGCGCGTCGTGTTCATGCCGGCGCGCAACGGAGGCTACTGGAGCGATCGCGGCTATGAGTGGTACGGCGGAACCTGA
- a CDS encoding cytochrome b/b6 domain-containing protein, whose product MASLTKRTHWIVRVTHWVNVIALPLMVASGLRIFNAYPRFARKGGTFCCYPFEGKPIPAWLTFGGWLAGARHWHFAVMWILVLNAIVYLGFLYLRGEWRELAPRRDDARQAWEMIKFYTFARREHPHQGKHNALQKSAYFAMPIIAAVIVLSGIAIWKPVQLHWMTMLFGGYVWARYVHFMAMIVLVVLVLGHIFMIFAVDPYSLRSMITGWYNEDQSPEARNARPFYHLLPRHKPTNTTPTSNPTPS is encoded by the coding sequence ATGGCCTCACTGACGAAGCGAACGCATTGGATTGTCCGCGTCACGCACTGGGTCAACGTCATTGCGCTGCCACTCATGGTCGCGAGCGGACTCCGGATCTTCAATGCGTATCCGCGCTTCGCGCGCAAAGGCGGTACGTTCTGCTGTTATCCATTCGAGGGAAAGCCGATTCCCGCCTGGCTGACGTTCGGCGGCTGGCTCGCGGGCGCTCGCCACTGGCATTTCGCCGTCATGTGGATTCTGGTTCTCAACGCGATTGTCTATCTCGGCTTTCTCTATCTCCGCGGCGAGTGGCGCGAACTCGCGCCGCGACGCGATGACGCGCGGCAGGCGTGGGAGATGATCAAGTTCTATACGTTCGCGCGTCGCGAGCACCCGCACCAGGGAAAGCACAACGCGCTCCAGAAATCGGCGTACTTCGCGATGCCGATCATTGCCGCCGTCATCGTACTCAGCGGTATCGCCATCTGGAAGCCGGTTCAGCTCCATTGGATGACGATGCTCTTCGGCGGTTACGTGTGGGCGCGATACGTCCACTTCATGGCGATGATCGTGCTCGTCGTGCTCGTGCTCGGCCACATCTTCATGATCTTCGCCGTCGACCCGTACTCGCTCCGATCGATGATCACGGGCTGGTACAACGAAGATCAGTCGCCCGAAGCCCGGAACGCGCGGCCATTCTACCATCTGCTGCCGCGTCACAAGCCCACGAATACGACGCCGACCTCAAATCCAACGCCGAGCTGA